Proteins from a single region of Theileria parva strain Muguga chromosome 1, complete sequence, whole genome shotgun sequence:
- a CDS encoding Ribosomal protein L17 family protein encodes MGFSVTCKFVSLGLRTRVFRKFRGQPNKSYDWIRNNVDKLIRNGRLELTLPRAKELQQYVEELIYHAKIHTEDSDLLVESVIRTPECRSLLYEKYVPLYKDRQFFFTRVVNQYKLRQRDSAPLAYIELVNTENEIYPAKPVGIDKLNHILNLMKSTRRDYRKYHNYGRKMGLIDKDGNLINKIQINTKPWYEEGNIETVDETSLSDEKVRRRLEMIRKVEVVNGKVIEPFNTLYQPNTATVKKTLRFNP; translated from the exons atgGGATTTAGTGTGACTTGTAAGTTTGTGAGTTTGGGTTTGCGGACTCGCGTTTTTCGTAAATTCCGGGGACAGCCGAATAAATCCTATGACTGGATCAG aAACAATGTGGACAAATTAATAAGGAACGGGAGGCTAGAATTAACCCTACCAAGAGCCAAAGAATTACAACAATACGTCGAAGAACTCATTTATCACGCCAAAATAC ATACTGAGGACTCAGATTTGTTGGTGGAGAGTGTGATAAGAACGCCAGAGTGTCGAAGTTTATtatatgaaaaatatgttCCTCTCTATAAAGACCGACAGTTCTTCTTCACCCGCGTTGTTAATCAATACAAACTCAGACAAAGAGATTCAGCTCCATTAGCATATATAGAACTTGTTAACAC AGAGAACGAGATATATCCTGCGAAACCTGTGGGAATTGACAAGTTAAATCACATTCTAAACCTCATGAAATCAACCCGAAGAGATTATCGCAAATATCATAAC TACGGTAGGAAAATGGGACTAATTGACAAAGATggaaatttaataaataaaatacaaatcaACACAAAACCC tgGTATGAGGAGGGAAATATTGAGACGGTGGACGAAACAAGTTTATCCGATGAAAAGGTGAGAAGAAGACTAGAAATGATACGTAAAGTTGAGGTTGTAAATGGTAAAGTCATTGAACCCTTCAACACACTTTATCAACCAAACACCGCCACAGTTAAAAAAACACTCAGATTCAATCCATAA
- a CDS encoding putative integral membrane protein, whose protein sequence is MSFKCITFLLLFIPHTFVTNRRIFRDFKLKQKEYSIIAPSRSVQGQDFNVICQSAKCGYKSNTIYNVVNPECGNYYTCQECPPSFGTDICYLGITNSDWINVTEGHMTLSKHDRVFDHQPKPTKPNTKNTYDYDEDEDSFLQIDTNWEAYGMSLVDKIITSQTFKYVDHHDDKWLMENKRQCQIDPEGNLELSIRLMFQYYKSPLITDNNEQQEELSTLQLRSHTYTDNSGDSVDSNPVNSNKSVNSDNSVNQGDNVVLLEKGEDYYDEDEVENNDNFFSHMAKKGLKYSVNTGKAFKDKLSGAFRFLYQKAQVIMAKPEVHIHFVVDDIRLKSCRQPLSWNGDMTSGAMIFVGNQNFKISHTVLNADFLKKGIRVNTSVKGVYELSFNSCIQIHCTKRQRQFGHYPTHGFNLSHNLSHLLNINPINSVGSVNGVNPVNSVSTVSPVNPVNPVNPVVPMGMNVSKPVIQPPSQPVTNIPSFNTNQVTSAAVNTSNPSNPVNTVNQVVNEGDEKRKKLWLYGSIGVVILLAAVSVPIILKLISH, encoded by the exons ATGAGTTTTAAATGTATTACTTTTCTACTACTTTTTATTCCTCACACATTCGTAACCAATCGCAGAATCTTCCGAG ATTTCAAGTTGAAGCAGAAGGAGTATTCGATAATAGCTCCGAGTAGATCAGTTCAGGGTCAGGACTTTAATGTGATATGTCAATCGGCAAAATGTGGTTACAAATCTAACACTATATACAATGTTGTGAATCCTGAGTGTGGTAATTATTACACTTGTCAAGAATGTCCTCCTTCCTTCGGTACTGATATTTGTTACCTCGGAATTACTAATTCCGACTGGATTAATGTTACTGAGGGTCACATGACACTTTCTAAACACGACCGAGTCTTCGATCATCAACCCAAACCCACCAAACCAAACACTAAAAATACCTACGACTAcgatgaagatgaagattCATTCCTACAAATTGACACAA aTTGGGAGGCGTATGGTATGAGTTTGGTGGATAAGATAATAACATCGCAGACGTTTAAGTATGTTGACCACCACGACGACAAATGGCTAATGGAGAATAAACGACAGTGTCAAATCGACCCCGAAGGCAATTTAGAACTCTCCATACGACTCATGTTCCAATACTACAAAAGCCCACTCATCACAGACAACAACGAACAACAAGAAGAATTGTCCACACTACAACTACGTTCACATACCTACACTGACAACTCTGGTGACTCAGTTGACAGTAACCCCGTTAACTCCAATAAATCTGTTAACTCTGATAACTCAGTCAACCAAGGTGATAATGTTGTGTTGTTGGAGAAGGGTGAGGATTATTATGATGAGGACGAGGTTGAGAATAATGACAACTTCTTTTCTCACATGGCGAAGAAGGGTTTAAAATACTCAGTCAACACTGGGAAAGCGTTTAAGGACAAGTTATCAGGTGCTTTCCGGTTCCTGTACCAGAAGGCGCAGGTAATCATGGCGAAGCCTGAGGTCCACATCCACTTCGTCGTGGATGACATTAGACTAAAGAGCTGCAGACAGCCGCTCTCGTGGAACGGTGACATGACTTCAGGCGCCATGATCTTCGTCGGGAACCAGAACTTTAAAATCAGCCACACAGTACTAAACGCAGATTTCCTCAAAAAAGGCATCAGAGTCAACACCAGCGTCAAGGGAGTCTACGAACTATCCTTCAACTCGTGCATTCAAATACATTGCACTAAACGACAACGCCAATTCGGCCATTATCCTACACACGGGTTCAATCTATCACATAATCTCTCACATCTTCTCAATATCAATCCAATCAATTCAGTTGGTAGTGTTAACGGTGTTAATCCGGTTAACAGTGTCAGTACAGTTAGTCCTGTAAATCCCGTAAATCCTGTGAATCCTGTGGTTCCGATGGGTATGAATGTATCAAAGCCTGTGATACAGCCGCCGTCACAACCAGTAACTAATATACCATCATTCAATACTAACCAGGTAACTAGTGCTGCTGTAAACACTAGTAACCCTAGTAACCCAGTAAACACAGTGAATCAGGTGGTCAATGAGGGTGATGAGAAGAGGAAGAAGTTATGGTTGTATGGGTCAATTGGAGTAGTAATATTACTAGCAGCAGTTTCAGTCCCAATCATACTCAAATTGATATCTCACTAA
- a CDS encoding uncharacterized protein (Plasmodium falciparum CPW-WPC domain protein), whose protein sequence is MKKLGIISLIILSLEVVENVDLCPKGWSMSYVTPEICEAPLSYHGPCSKHIITANNIKDKSILQHQCHVKWGGTELCVRDMTKCPKNWVKIDNSCVPTGAYRGNCVEIPEEMELTQKILWSIKCNTQFTCKNCMKNYDVRCPEEWRLVGRDCIAPEGYTGPCHTIANLSFFNHTMKEQFEAVCNAEFPCKT, encoded by the exons atgaaaaaattgggaataataagtttaataatattatcattgGAAGTTGTggagaatgt TGATTTATGTCCCAAgg GCTGGAGTATGAGTTATGTAACGCCTGAGATATGTGAAGCGCCTTTGTCATACCACGGCCCCTGCTCCAAACATATTATCACCGCCAATAATATCAAAGATAAATCAATTCTACAACATCAGTGCCACGTCAAAtg GGGAGGAACAGAATTATGTGTTAGGGACATGACTAAATGTCCGAAGAACTGggttaaaattgataattcCTGCGTTCCAACAGGTGCTTACAGGG GAAACTGTGTGGAAATCCCTGAGGAGATGGAATTAACACAGAAAATACTGTGGTCAATCAAGTGTAACACTCAATTCACGTGCAAA AATTGTATGAAGAATTATGACGTGAGATGTCCAGAG gaatGGAGGCTGG TTGGGAGGGACTGTATAGCGCCTGAGGGTTACACCGGGCCATGTCATACCATAGCCAATTTATCCTTCTTCAATCACACAATGAAG GAGCAATTTGAGGCGGTTTGTAACGCGGAGTTTCCCTGTAAAACTTAA
- the COX2 gene encoding Cytochrome C oxidase subunit II periplasmic domain protein, translated as MLRGILESILGNVYAEGPLLDSDLERSRERYPIPKKYLDNPELIPKYYSFQSNLVTDEDLQPGMLRQLEVDKRLTLPTRTHIRFLVTATDVLHSWSVPSLGIKVDAVPGRLTRINTFILREGVFYGQCSEMCGTLHGFMPIVVEAVSPEKYAEHAKKYYQD; from the coding sequence atgTTGAGAGGGATATTGGAAAGTATTTTGGGTAATGTGTATGCGGAAGGTCCGTTGTTGGACAGTGATTTGGAGCGTTCTAGGGAGCGTTACCCAATCCCTAAGAAATACTTGGACAACCCCGAACTTATCCCGAAGTATTACTCATTTCAGTCCAATTTAGTCACGGACGAAGATTTACAGCCTGGAATGTTACGTCAGCTGGAAGTAGACAAACGACTCACATTGCCTACAAGAACTCATATAAGATTTTTAGTAACTGCTACTGATGTTTTACACTCCTGGTCAGTGCCGTCACTGGGTATTAAAGTGGACGCTGTTCCCGGAAGACTAACGAGGATTAACACTTTTATCCTAAGGGAAGGCGTTTTCTACGGCCAGTGCAGTGAAATGTGCGGTACTTTACACGGCTTCATGCCCATCGTAGTCGAGGCAGTTTCACCCGAAAAGTACGCAGAACAcgctaaaaaatattatcaagactaa
- the RPL14 gene encoding Ribosomal protein L14 family protein, translating into MPLFKKFVEPGRLCLLTYGPNSGKLVFVVDIVTPTRVLVDGADVTGVKRQQVPKTWLKLTDVRVELQRGARTGTLSKAAKAQNALELFDKTSLGKKLRVLEKKKNLNDFQRFKLMSAKKQRRKVLKSLNK; encoded by the exons ATGCCACTGTTTAAAAAGTTTGTGGAGCCTGGACGTCTTTGCCTATTGACTTATGGCCCGAATTCTGGAAAG cttGTTTTTGTCGTTGATATCGTCACGCCAACCAGAGTTTTAGTCGATGGAGCCGACGTCACCGG gGTGAAGAGGCAGCAGGTACCGAAGACGTGGTTGAAGTTAACGGATGTGAGGGTGGAGTTACAGCGTGGTGCCAGGACAGGAACATTATCAAAGGCTGCCAAGGCTCAGAACGCTTTAGAGTTATTTGACAAGACGAGTTTGGGTAAGAAACTGCGAGTGTTGGAGAAGAAAAAGAACCTGAACGACTTTCAAAGGTTCAAGCTCATGAGCGCCAAAAAACAACGAAGAAAAGTACTCAAATCTCtcaacaaataa
- the SUCLA2 gene encoding ATP-grasp domain protein has protein sequence MIVKSISNAYFKYFNCVNNFSQCKLSKRFLNVSEYIGMTILKRNGVRVPEFRNATTPEEAFEAGKSIQQLTNTPELVVKALVLTGGRGKGTFNTGFKGVEIVKSPSEVSACARGMLGNYLTTKQTVGKGLLCTEVLVAQKLSIKSERYLSFTLDRGSGGIVAIATKHGGGNVEEIAHQHPDAVLTLQISPLTGLTPELTELLVKQLSFSNEVTEQVKKTVQQLYDTFVKSDGTLLEVNPLVETHSDVKSSPTQSVESSANSSVESSVKSSVKSNVMACDAKLIVDDNAKYRQSELFDMTPVIRTKEEEEADRAGLNYISLDGNVACIVNGAGLAMATMDLIQHHGGKAANFLDVGGNSTPETLSKALEIVNSDLRAKVLLVNIVGGIVRCDKFAESFVEASKKLSRQLPVVIRLQGTRAESAKKLLNESNIPHLFCTDFDSVCKSAVEIANTN, from the coding sequence ATGATTGTCAAATCAATTTCGAAtgcatattttaaatatttcaactgtgtaaataatttttctcAGTGTAAACTGAGTAAAAGATTTCTGAACGTGAGTGAGTACATTGGAATGACAATTTTGAAGCGAAATGGCGTTAGAGTTCCAGAATTCCGTAACGCTACAACGCCTGAAGAGGCGTTTGAAGCGGGAAAATCCATACAGCAACTCACAAACACACCGGAATTAGTAGTGAAAGCGTTAGTTCTAACCGGCGGCAGAGGTAAGGGCACGTTTAACACCGGATTTAAAGGCGttgaaattgttaaatCGCCCTCAGAAGTCTCAGCCTGTGCCAGAGGAATGCTCGGGAATTACTTAACCACAAAGCAAACCGTGGGCAAAGGTTTACTATGCACAGAGGTCCTAGTGGCTCAGAAATTAAGCATTAAAAGTGAGCGATACTTAAGCTTTACGCTGGACAGAGGCTCCGGCGGGATTGTGGCAATTGCCACAAAACACGGCGGAGGAAATGTTGAAGAAATTGCACACCAACATCCCGACGCTGTTCTGACACTACAAATCTCACCACTGACGGGGCTAACCCCCGAGTTAACTGAGTTGCTAGTGAAACAACTGTCATTTAGCAATGAAGTTACGGAACAAGTTAAGAAAACTGTACAGCAACTCTATGACACATTTGTAAAATCCGACGGGACACTACTCGAAGTTAATCCTCTCGTAGAAACTCATTCAGACGTTAAATCATCACCTACTCAATCTGTTGAATCATCTGCGAATTCATCTGTTGAATCATCTGTGAAATCATCTGTTAAATCAAATGTGATGGCGTGTGATGCGAAATTGATTGTTGATGACAATGCGAAGTATAGACAGAGTGAATTGTTTGATATGACTCCGGTGATCAGAACAAAGGAGGAAGAGGAGGCGGACCGTGCTGGGTTAAATTACATCTCATTGGATGGCAATGTGGCGTGTATTGTGAATGGTGCCGGGTTGGCAATGGCGACGATGGATTTAATCCAACACCACGGCGGGAAAGCGGCAAATTTTCTCGACGTCGGCGGTAACTCGACGCCGGAAACCTTGTCAAAAGCGTTGGAAATTGTTAACTCAGACCTTAGGGCTAAGGTTCTGCTGGTGAACATTGTCGGGGGGATTGTGCGGTGTGATAAATTTGCCGAGTCTTTTGTCGAGGCAAGTAAGAAATTAAGCAGACAACTGCCTGTGGTCATTAGACTACAAGGCACGAGAGCTGAAAGCGCCAAGAAATTACTCAACGAGTCGAATATTCCACACCTTTTCTGCACCGATTTCGATTCCGTTTGCAAATCAGCCGTCGAAATTGCCAACACCAATTAA
- the erkB gene encoding Protein kinase domain protein, protein MEVSEHIDDHILSRYKIIQKIGKGAYGIVWKAVKRDTNEVVALKKIFDAFRNSTDAQRTYREIMFLQKLKKCPNIVKLRDVYPADNNRDVYLVFEYVETDLHAVIRSNILEEVHKRYILYQLLKAIHFIHTGDLLHRDLKPSNILLNNKCNIKLADFGLARSVAPNNNSLDKCLSKDNTTGIVMTDYVATRWYRAPEILVGSTKYTKGVDMWAIGCIFAEMLLGRPMFPGSSTINQLAKVITFTGMPSEEDMDSLSSPFTKVMISSLTIRKKNIKEYFPNTCEEGLDLLNRLLQFNPTKRINTVDALAHPYLSNFHKNTPLPRLARAISIPVCDNVKYDLINYRHLIYKFIQSNNTNNCNTNTVNTGNTVNTGNIVEDVVVTGGTQGNVENSWTKNTSGLNLDLNQNNPGNPVDRGNLPGVNPTNSNPSSTSNPSNTSNPGNSNEMARGNIKDESMRYYSINSADYETYEKGKLSVEYLKAKNLGSILKPLQINNPHYNNTQYNNSQFGNTNTQFGNSNTQFGGTQFGSSQFGGTQFVNKQQYKPQYNNMKGQYVRGQNKYQYGKGQYVGGKYKGQTFPDKRFNTLQHFNSFHPTNQFNTINTINSVNNVNTVNSVGAVNTVNSMNNVNMNKVGVGVGNIFPLCKFVPKKQERFDSVNHQP, encoded by the exons ATGGAGGTGAGTGAGCACATAGATGATCATATATTATCGCGTTATAAGATAATTCAAAAGATTGGCAAGGGTGCGTATGGTATAGTTTGGAAGGCAGTGAAGCGTGACACGAACGAGGTTGTTGCGCTAAAGAAGATCTTTGACGCGTTCCGAAACTCAACTGACGCTCAGAGAACTTATAGAGAAATTATGTTCCTCCAGAAGCTGAAGAAATGCCCGAACATTGTGAAGCTGAGGGACGTGTACCCGGCGGATAATAACAGAGATGTGTACCTGGTGTTTGAGTATGTGGAAACTGATTTACACGCAGTAATCAGGTCAAACATACTTGAGGAAGTGCACAAACGTTACATTCTGTACCAATTATTAAAGGCTATACACTTTATACATACGGGGGACTTGTTACACAGAGATCTTAAACCCAGTAATATTCTACTCAATAACAAgtgtaatattaaactGGCCGATTTCGGTCTCGCCAGATCTGTAGCACCCAATAATAACTCACTCGATAAATGCTTATCCAAAGATAATACTACAG GAATAGTGATGACTGATTACGTGGCTACAAGATGGTATAGGGCTCCTGAGATTTTGGTGGGTAGTACAAAGTATACTAAAGGAGTTGATATGTGGGCGATTGGTTGTATATTTGCTGAGATGTTACTGGGCAGGCCGATGTTCCCTGGCTCCAGCACTATTAACCAATTAGCCAAGGTGATTACGTTTACGGGAATGCCGTCGGAGGAGGATATGGACTCGTTATCAAGTCCCTTCACCAAGGTCATGATCTCATCACTAACCATACGGAAAAAGAATATCAAGGAATATTTCCCGAACACCTGTGAAGAAGGGTTGGATCTGTTGAACAGATTACTGCAGTTTAATCCGACAAAGAGAATTAACACTGTAGACGCACTGGCACATCCGTATTTGAGTAATTTTCACAAAAACACGCCGTTACCAAGACTGGCCAGGGCCATCAGCATCCCCGTCTGCGACAACGTCAAATACGATCTCATCAACTACAGACACCTCATTTACAAGTTCATACAATCGAacaatactaataattgtaatactaacactgttaatacgggtaacactgttaatacGGGTAATATTGTTGAGGATGTGGTGGTGACTGGTGGTACCCAGGGCAATGTGGAGAATTCTTGGACAAAGAACACTTCAGGACTAAACCTGGACCTTAATCAAAATAACCCGGGGAACCCTGTGGATCGGGGGAATTTGCCTGGTGTTAACCCTACCAACAGTAATCCTAGTAGCACCAGTAATCCTAGTAACACCAGTAATCCTGGTAATAGTAATGAGATGGCAAGGGGTAATATTAAGGACGAGAGTATGaggtattatagtataaatagtgCGGACTACGAGACGTATGAAAAGGGCAAATTATCAGTAGAATACCTAAAGGCCAAAAACCTCGGCAGCATCCTCAAACCACTACAAATCAATAACCCACACTACAATAACACACAGTACAACAATTCACAATTTGGTAATACTAACACACAATTCGGTAATTCTAACACACAGTTCGGTGGTACACAATTTGGTAGTTCACAATTCGGTGGTACACAGTTTGTTAATAAGCAGCAATATAAGCCtcagtataataatatgaagGGACAGTATGTGAGGGGACAGAATAAGTATCAGTATGGAAAAGGACAGTACGTTGGTGGTAAGTATAAAGGACAAACCTTTCCCGATAAAAGATTTAACACCCTTCAACATTTCAACTCCTTTCACCCCACCAATcaatttaacactattaacactattaactcTGTGAATAATGTGAACACTGTCAACTCAGTGGGTGCTGTGAACACTGTCAACTCGATGAATAATGTGAATATGAATAAGGTTGGAGTGGGGGTGGGGAATATATTTCCGTTGTGTAAGTTTGTGCCGAAGAAGCAGGAGAGATTTGACTCTGTAAATCACCAACCTTAA
- a CDS encoding SF-assemblin/beta giardin family protein has product MAECLERMSTSNTLEEKPSLDSIREKLATFESSAINLKIKQKDDLDKFNSINEMICDLNDQLLRESQERLQSRELLQKVTEEAANRMLSSVQSKLNHKVRSLAEKLDKLIDKCATLENSVNELDNKINRSGYLELVECDIAELKAAVRNDIVSKVDKDTDILDRICYLQNSNRIKINDNNIWNNECIKEIKQNITQFKMVCENENEIFLKYITVELNNLKTALESTSASRKQSDNFILQTIDHMMSFLPKLTHN; this is encoded by the exons ATGGCGGAATGTCTTGAGCGTATGTCAACTTCAAATACTCTTGAGGAGAAACCCTCACTCGACTCAATCCGAGAAAAACTTGCCACCTTCGAATCCTCCGCAATTAACctcaaaattaaacaaaaagATGATCTCGATAAGTTCAAC AGTATAAATGAGATGATTTGTGATTTGAATGATCAGTTGTTGAGAGAGTCTCAGGAGCGTTTACAATCAAGAGAATTACTCCAGAAAGTGACTGAGGAAGCTGCAAACCGCATGTTATCAAGTGTACAGAGTAAATTAAACCATAAAGTCCGATCCCTAGcg GAGAAATTGGATAAACTAATTGACAAATGCGCCACACTCGAAAACTCAGTCAATGAACTCGACAATAAAATCAACCGATCC GGATATTTGGAGTTGGTGGAGTGTGACATAGCAGAGTTGAAGGCGGCGGTTAGAAATGACATCGTGTCAAAGGTTGATAAGGACACTGACATCCTCGATCGCATCTGCTACCTGCAAAACTCCAATCGCATCAAA ATCAATGATAATAACATCTGGAACAACGAATGCATCAAggaaattaaacaaaatatcACACAATTCAAAAT GGTGTGTGAGAATGAGAATGAGatttttttaaagtatataaCCGTGGagttgaataatttgaaaacGGCACTCGAGTCTACCAGCGCATCAAGGAAACAATCCGACAACTTCATCCTACAAACCATCGATCACATGATGTCATTCCTACCCAAACTCACACacaactaa
- the lsg1 gene encoding 50S ribosome-binding GTPase family protein, whose product MGGGKSQKGGKHGTIGRTLAHDILYRQQSQSLNSILVRKENSVYERNDLDEYIIGKLNNLEQFLSNRKVLREVKNTSLTSELLSCIQNSIQNSLQSDENEFPEIPVPRRIYHFTTQEKVLITKLNREREKNNSRKYFKRRNKKIVDQFMHGHLVKSVHTPRRIINRNNSVNSLSSPAGVNFTLNSQHSEDSVGDVETPLRDDSTEDTEDTVDSTMDTPSNTRDSVGSGEDVDSTDPVEPNPVTEDAVTETPVTSYINYVISESKRIRIENLSVEEWDRIELRNFYKWRSILSEVELREKSTMTPYEKNLEFWRQLWRVIERSHLVLIILDARDPLFFRVKDLENYIKQINQHKHFILVLNKADFLTEDLRTKWAHYFKSQGVDYLFFSTLNSNSNTVNSVNSVSSVNTCSITEYPDLDSRIYNVELLLERIKYYKRVSVDVEEKYVVGFVGYPNVGKSSLINCLMESTRTCVGTQPGKTKHIQTLPLKNSDIILCDCPGLIFPNLVSTKYHLLINSIISTAHFKGDMTVAVQLICNLIPHQVCKRYDIDINQCLITLKHTNTTSNSVNNTNTTSNSVNNTNTTSKSVNADGMSEGVRVLYSVKVLEELCKNRNYISAGKGGQLDHTRAAKLIINDFTQGHLLYCKLPPTNTSYTLSNSIDSVESGNSVENGNSVESSEGLVDVMEKMRIKTLGESKQDEDNVNKWLKQQIHKEDKVRITKRKMRFLIKGKRKNPS is encoded by the exons ATGGGCGGTGGTAAGTCACAGAAGGGCGGGAAGCATGGTACCATAGGTCGTACGTTAGCTCATGACATTCTATACCGTCAGCAGTCGCAATCTCTCAATAGTATTCTCGTTAGAAAAGAGAATTCTGTGTATGAGAGGAATGATTTGGACGAGTATATCATTGGGAAACTGAACAATTTGGAGCAATTCCTGAGTAACAGAAAAGTGCTCAGGGAAGTTAAAAACACATCCCTGACATCGGAGTTACTCAGTTGTATACAGAATAGTATCCAAAATAGTTTACAAAGTGATGAAAATGAGTTCCCGGAGATCCCCGTGCCCCGGAGGATATACCACTTCACAACACAGGAAAAGGTACTGATAACAAAGTTAAATAGAGAAAGAGAGAAGAATAACAGTagaaaatactttaaaagGAGAAATAAGAAGATCGTAGACCAGTTCATGCACGGGCATTTGGTCAAATCTGTACACACCCCGAGGCGTATCATTAATAGAAATAACTCCGTAAATAGTTTGAGTTCTCCTGCAGgggttaattttaccctAAATTCACAACACTCTGAAGATAGTGTAGGGGATGTGGAAACGCCACTGAGAGATGATTCCACAGAAGACACTGAAGACACTGTAGACAGTACCATGGATACTCCTAGCAATACAAGGGATAGTGTAGGATCTGGAGAAGATGTGGACAGTACAGATCCCGTGGAACCTAACCCCGTAACGGAAGACGCCGTAACGGAAACCCCGGTAACTTCATATATAAACTACGTAATATCCGAGAGTAAGAGGATAAGAATAGAGAATTTGAGTGTGGAGGAGTGGGACCGGATAGAGTTGCGTAACTTTTACAAGTGGCGCAGTATTTTGAGTGAGGTTGAACTCCGTGAAAAAAGTACAATGACGCCGTATGAGAAGAACTTGGAGTTCTGGCGTCAGCTGTGGCGCGTGATTGAGCGGAGTCACCTGGTGCTAATCATCCTAGACGCAAGAGACCCGCTCTTCTTCAGAGTCAAAGACCTCGAAAATTATATCAAACAAATCAATCAACATAAACAC TTTATATTGGTACTGAATAAGGCCGATTTCTTAACTGAGGACTTAAGGACCAAGTGGGCTCACTACTTCAAATCACAA GGCGTTGATTACCTGTTCTTTTCTACCCTAAATTCAAATTCCAACACTGTCAACAGTGTCAACAGTGTCAGTAGTGTCAACACCTGTTCCATAACTGAGTACCCCGATTTGGACAGTAGGATATATAATGTTGAGTTATTATTGGAGAGGATAAAGTATTATAAGAGAGTGAGTGTTGACGTGGAAGAGAAGTACGTGGTTGGGTTTGTGGGATATCCGAACGTTGGCAAGAGTTCACTGATAAACTGTTTAATGGAGAGTACCAGGACATGTGTAGGAACACAACCTGGGAAAACTAAACACATTCAAACACTACCACTCAAGAATTCTGACATTATCCTATGCGACTGTCCAG GATTGATATTCCCGAATTTGGTGTCTACAAAGTATCATTTGCtgattaatagtattatctCCACGGCACATTTCAA GGGTGACATGACTGTGGCTGTGCAGTTGATATGTAATTTAATACCGCACCAAGTCTGTAAACGATACGACATTGACATCAATCAGTGTCTCATCACTCTGAAACATACTAACACTACGTCcaatagtgtgaataataCTAACACTACTTCcaatagtgtgaataacACTAACACTACGTCCAAAAGTGTGAATGCTGACGGAATGAGTGAAGGGGTGAGAGTATTGTACAGTGTGAAGGTATTGGAGGAGTTGTGTAAGAATAGGAATTACATTTCAGCCGGTAAAGGTGGTCAACTAGACCACACCAGAGCAGCCAAACTCATCATCAACGATTTCACTCAAGGGCATTTACTATACTGCAAACTACCTCCCACCAACACTAGCTATACACTGAGTAATAGTATTGACAGTGTAGAAAGTGGGAACAGTGTAGAAAATGGGAATAGTGTTGAAAGTTCTGAGGGTTTGGTGGATGTAATGGAGAAGATGAGGATTAAGACTTTGGGCGAGTCTAAACAGGATGAggataatgttaataaatggCTAAAACAACAGATACACAAG GAGGATAAAGTGAGAATAACAAAGAGGAAGATGCGATTTTTAATCAAGGGGAAGAGAAAGAACCCCTCATAA